Proteins encoded in a region of the Psychromicrobium lacuslunae genome:
- a CDS encoding M23 family metallopeptidase yields MTERQESFALPGRRAILSSGLAIAGLTVAGVAAAPSAQAASYVRPVRDPAKHPITAAWRKPGSWAAGYHTGVDIGCPVGTPVYATIGGDVRTGRANWGSAYGTMILINDNVDGSDWGYCHLSRSVVKEGQRVATNQLIGYSGNTGNTTGPHLHLERRPRYGGYGSDLNPNLWP; encoded by the coding sequence ATGACAGAACGACAAGAATCCTTCGCACTGCCGGGGCGACGCGCCATTCTTAGCAGTGGCCTCGCAATCGCCGGACTCACTGTTGCAGGAGTCGCGGCCGCCCCATCGGCTCAGGCCGCTAGCTATGTTCGCCCCGTACGGGACCCTGCCAAACACCCAATCACCGCAGCGTGGAGGAAGCCGGGCTCATGGGCCGCTGGATACCACACCGGAGTCGATATCGGCTGCCCCGTCGGCACTCCTGTTTACGCAACGATAGGCGGCGACGTCCGCACCGGCCGGGCAAACTGGGGATCCGCCTACGGCACGATGATTCTCATCAACGACAATGTTGATGGCTCCGACTGGGGCTACTGCCACTTATCGCGCTCTGTAGTGAAGGAAGGCCAACGCGTCGCCACAAACCAGTTGATCGGGTACTCCGGCAACACGGGAAACACAACAGGTCCACACCTTCACCTAGAGCGGCGGCCACGTTATGGCGGATATGGTTCGGACTTGAACCCCAATCTCTGGCCGTAA
- a CDS encoding AraC family transcriptional regulator produces the protein MIVTLSQLLELVEDSLDQQELDLASFARAQGSTEYHLRRMFSSLFGMPLAEYLRRRRMTVAVADVLGERRLLDIAVQYGYSSTEAFGRAFRAVHGSSVAEVREHGGPLRSQPKLRLRITIEGNTPMDARITDLPATRLVGYAARVPLIYQGANPHIQAHIAALPPEVHGQLKALANAQPEGLLAITADVDPDYVEGSQLSYLHGVSVSPETAIPTELDVIELAAGKWAVFKTSGQYPAALQETWAATATDWFPANPWRLRPGPSMVSVLERSEDFSTATTELWLPIEES, from the coding sequence GTGATCGTCACATTGAGTCAGTTGCTGGAGCTTGTTGAAGACTCGCTAGATCAGCAAGAGCTTGATTTAGCGAGCTTTGCCCGCGCACAAGGCAGCACTGAATACCATCTGCGGAGGATGTTTTCCTCACTTTTCGGTATGCCGCTGGCAGAGTATTTGCGACGTCGACGGATGACGGTCGCCGTCGCCGACGTGCTAGGTGAGCGCCGCTTGCTCGACATTGCAGTTCAGTACGGCTATTCATCAACCGAAGCCTTCGGCCGCGCCTTCCGTGCAGTACACGGCTCAAGCGTTGCCGAAGTACGTGAACACGGCGGTCCCCTTCGATCCCAACCGAAGCTTCGGCTAAGAATCACGATAGAAGGAAACACCCCAATGGACGCTCGAATAACTGACCTGCCCGCCACCCGCTTGGTTGGCTACGCTGCCAGGGTGCCGCTGATTTATCAAGGTGCCAACCCGCATATCCAAGCACATATTGCAGCCCTGCCACCGGAGGTGCACGGGCAGCTGAAGGCGTTGGCAAATGCCCAGCCGGAAGGGCTACTCGCAATAACTGCCGACGTCGATCCGGATTACGTAGAAGGCAGCCAGCTCAGCTACCTGCATGGGGTCTCTGTCAGCCCAGAAACGGCAATTCCTACGGAACTCGATGTCATTGAATTAGCAGCTGGAAAATGGGCAGTATTCAAAACCTCGGGTCAATATCCTGCGGCGCTGCAAGAAACCTGGGCCGCCACTGCCACTGACTGGTTCCCGGCTAACCCTTGGCGACTAAGGCCCGGCCCATCAATGGTTTCAGTGCTCGAGCGGTCCGAGGACTTTAGCACCGCCACCACCGAACTTTGGTTACCAATCGAGGAATCCTAA
- a CDS encoding VOC family protein: MSSKPQLSGLHHLKIPVSNLTESLRWYASVLGAERIPEFDHIGIDGETFAYITSIPGIPTLIELRLAPPLAQRMSGFDPIVFSVDTLESLCSWRDHLDNLAVANSAILRGIIGWLLVCHDPDGLSIRFHTNETHDFDADKADTQSPWVRGVGD; the protein is encoded by the coding sequence ATGTCAAGCAAACCTCAACTTTCCGGTCTTCATCACCTGAAGATTCCGGTCTCGAATCTGACCGAGAGCCTGCGGTGGTACGCCTCAGTTTTGGGTGCCGAACGGATTCCCGAGTTTGATCACATCGGGATCGACGGTGAGACTTTCGCCTACATAACTTCGATCCCTGGCATTCCCACCCTCATTGAGTTGCGACTTGCACCACCGCTGGCTCAGCGCATGTCTGGTTTTGATCCTATTGTTTTTTCTGTAGACACCTTAGAAAGTCTATGTAGCTGGCGGGACCATCTGGACAACTTAGCCGTTGCCAATTCGGCCATTCTGCGGGGAATAATTGGTTGGTTGCTGGTCTGTCATGATCCGGATGGGTTGTCCATTCGCTTTCACACAAATGAAACTCATGACTTTGACGCCGATAAAGCTGACACACAGTCGCCATGGGTCAGGGGAGTGGGGGATTAG
- a CDS encoding class I SAM-dependent methyltransferase produces the protein MTSTIRVMSTSVGSAYSLRAEEYASLFGSMVTVHPVDRELVRNWASAIEGEVLDAGCGPGQWTKFLHDLGLSASGLDQVPEFIDRARSAYPEVQFQLGSIDGLQRRNDSLAGVLSWYSLIHYDPADIQRPLAEFNRTIRPGGALLIGFFDGETVEEFDHAVAKAYRWSVDALTAELEAAGFEVLESHRRASQGQRPHAAVLAQKLAICNLT, from the coding sequence ATGACAAGTACGATCAGAGTGATGAGCACTAGCGTCGGTAGCGCCTATTCGTTGAGGGCCGAGGAATATGCATCTCTTTTTGGGTCTATGGTCACCGTGCATCCGGTTGACCGTGAGTTGGTGAGGAACTGGGCGTCTGCCATTGAAGGAGAGGTGCTTGACGCTGGTTGCGGACCAGGGCAGTGGACGAAGTTCCTCCATGATCTAGGCCTCAGCGCAAGCGGCCTGGATCAGGTCCCAGAATTTATCGATCGAGCCCGGAGCGCTTATCCGGAGGTTCAGTTTCAGCTTGGCAGCATTGATGGCCTGCAGCGGCGAAATGACTCTTTGGCGGGTGTGCTCTCCTGGTATTCGCTGATTCACTACGATCCTGCAGATATTCAGCGGCCTTTGGCGGAGTTCAACCGCACCATTCGACCGGGTGGTGCACTATTGATCGGGTTTTTTGACGGCGAAACGGTAGAGGAGTTCGACCACGCAGTAGCGAAGGCCTATCGCTGGTCTGTCGACGCGCTCACCGCGGAACTTGAAGCCGCGGGTTTTGAGGTGCTTGAGAGTCATCGTCGCGCTAGCCAAGGTCAGCGCCCGCACGCAGCCGTCCTGGCTCAAAAGTTGGCGATTTGCAATCTCACCTAA